In the genome of Capra hircus breed San Clemente chromosome 17, ASM170441v1, whole genome shotgun sequence, one region contains:
- the RPS3A gene encoding 40S ribosomal protein S3a translates to MAVGKNKRLTKGGKKGAKKKVVDPFSKKDWYDVKAPAMFNIRNIGKTLVTRTQGTKIASDGLKGRVFEVSLADLQNDEVAFRKFKLITEDVQGKNCLTNFHGMDLTRDKMCSMVKKWQTMIEAHVDVKTTDGYLLRLFCVGFTKKRNNQIRKTSYAQHQQVRQIRKKMMEIMTREVQTNDLKEVVNKLIPDSIGKDIEKACQSIYPLHDVFVRKVKMLKKPKFELGKLMELHGEGSSSGKATGDETGAKVERADGYEPPVQESV, encoded by the exons ATGGCGGTCGGCAAGAACAAGCGCCTTACGAAAGGAGGCAAAAAGGGAGCCAAGAAGAAAGT GGTTGACCCATTTTCTAAAAAAGATTGGTATGATGTGAAAGCACCAGCCATGTTCAATATAAGGAATATTGGGAAAACATTGGTCACGAGAACTCAAGGAACCA AAATTGCATCTGATGGCCTCAAAGGTCGTGTTTTTGAAGTGAGTCTTGCTGATCTGCAGAATGATGAAGTAGCATTTAGAAAATTCAAGCTAATTACTGAGGATGTTCAGGGCAAAAACTGCCTGACTAACTTTCATGGTATGGATCTTACCCGTGACAAAATGTGCTCCATGGTCAAAAAATGGCAG ACCATGATTGAAGCTCATGTTGACGTCAAGACTACTGATGGTTACTTGCTTCGTCTGTTCTGTGTGGGTTTTACTAAAAAGCGCAACAATCAGATTCGGAAGACCTCTTACGCCCAGCACCAGCAGGTGCGCCAGATCCGCAAGAAGATGATGGAGATCATGACCCGAGAGGTGCAGACCAACGACCTGAAAGAGGTGGTCAATAAACT GATTCCAGATAGCATTGGAAAAGACATAGAAAAGGCTTGCCAATCTATTTATCCACTCCATGATGTCTTcgttagaaaagtaaaaatgctgaagaagccCAAATTTGAAT tGGGAAAACTCATGGAGCTACATGGTGAAGGTAGTAGTTCTGGAAAAGCTACTGGGGATGAGACAGGTGCTAAAGTTGAACGAGCTGATGGATATGAGCCACCAGTCCAAGAATCGGTTTAA